The proteins below are encoded in one region of Belonocnema kinseyi isolate 2016_QV_RU_SX_M_011 chromosome 1, B_treatae_v1, whole genome shotgun sequence:
- the LOC117178340 gene encoding uncharacterized protein LOC117178340 codes for MSGDIEKMHQQFEIHPQDRFLKQISNHPGVVEDLVETGKEAKLKLDLEKTTRTLVISWNSKEDTLIYEVNTSSIECQTVTKRTVLSQVAQLYDPLGLLAPVVILAKIKLQEMWKLKVDWDDPVPKELETLWIGYQSQLSSLNDWSIDRLVETSGATNIQLHGFSDASMKAYGVCIYLRVTADEKYKFILVCAKSKVAPIKVVPLPRLELCGAVLLAKLYKTVQAALKIKIDSIRFWSDSMIVLGWIRFFPYRREIFEANRVAEIPELTKT; via the exons ATGTCCGGAGACATTGAGAAGATGCACCAGCAATTTGAGATTCATCCGCAGGACAGATTCTTGAAACAA ATATCAAATCATCCGGGAGTAGTAGAAGACTTAGTGGAGACAGGAAAAGAAGCTAAACTAAAATTGGACTTAGAAAAAACGACTCGAACGTTAGTAATATCCTGGAATTCGAAGGAAGACACCCTGATTTACGAGGTAAATACGAGTAGCATCGAATGTCAAACCGTTACAAAACGTACAGTCTTGTCGCAGGTAGCTCAACTTTACGATCCGTTGGGTCTTTTAGCACCGGTAGTAATACTAGCAAAgataaaattacaagaaatgtGGAAACTCAAGGTAGACTGGGATGATCCTGTTCCGAAAGAATTGGAAACATTATGGATCGGTTATCAGTCACAGCTATCATCGCTCAACGATTGGAGTATAGACAGACTAGTAGAGACTTCGGGAGCAACGAATATCCAACTTCATGGATTTTCGGATGCTAGCATGAAAGCATATGGAGTCTGCATCTATCTAAGAGTGACAGCAgacgaaaaatataagtttatctTAGTCTGTGCGAAGTCCAAAGTGGCACCAATCAAAGTTGTGCCTTTGCCGAGGCTCGAGTTATGCGGTGCAGTCCTGTTGGCCAAACTGTACAAAACGGTACAGGCAGCACTAAAAATAAAGATTGATTCAATAAGATTCTGGAGTGATTCGATGATCGTCTTGGGATGGATTCGATTCTTCCCTTATCGTCGAGAAATCTTTGAAGCAAATAGAGTTGCGGAAATCCCAGAATTAACAAAGACCTGA